From a single Paenibacillus sp. FSL R5-0345 genomic region:
- a CDS encoding S8 family peptidase translates to MDYHKFWHMLLEEISVAPNNGERRILTFNDPRQYAGAFTQWKALKAKQPELRQVQVSPLIRAFFVPAAGAGKLMSRFADLLNVEEDLQIQIHSIANEKSGTATLPWGVKAIHAPQAWSKSTGVHVKIGVIDTGADYRHPDLKHSLASGVNLLHRGMLPLDDNGHGTHIAGTLAAAGGTRGMMGVAPRALLYPVKAFDHSGSAYVSDIVLGIDWCVQNRIDIINMSFGMKTRSKALHNVVIKAYRAGIAIIASSGNDGKRGGDYPARYPETIAVGAIDKRHRVAGFSNRGSYIDVYGPGEGVPSCWLREGYKEMSGTSMATSHVTGAAALLLAVRPGLSPRELKLLLRRTASPVRLRKGQRRASLGGGAADALRLLKAGVRAKRAVSANV, encoded by the coding sequence ATGGACTATCACAAATTTTGGCACATGCTTCTTGAAGAAATATCGGTTGCCCCCAACAATGGTGAGCGGCGTATTCTTACCTTCAATGATCCCCGCCAGTATGCCGGAGCATTTACACAATGGAAGGCTCTGAAAGCGAAGCAGCCCGAGCTGCGGCAAGTGCAGGTATCTCCGCTGATTCGGGCCTTCTTTGTGCCTGCTGCCGGAGCTGGAAAACTAATGAGCCGATTTGCAGACCTTCTAAATGTTGAAGAGGATCTACAAATACAAATCCATTCTATAGCTAACGAAAAGAGCGGAACCGCCACACTCCCATGGGGAGTGAAAGCCATTCATGCCCCTCAGGCATGGTCTAAATCAACTGGAGTTCACGTTAAAATCGGCGTAATCGACACAGGTGCTGATTACCGCCATCCCGATCTGAAGCATTCATTAGCCTCTGGGGTCAACTTACTACACCGCGGGATGTTGCCGCTAGATGATAATGGACACGGGACTCACATCGCCGGCACGCTTGCCGCGGCAGGCGGAACACGCGGGATGATGGGCGTAGCTCCACGAGCGTTGCTATATCCAGTCAAGGCCTTTGATCATAGCGGCTCCGCCTATGTGTCGGACATAGTACTGGGCATTGATTGGTGTGTGCAGAACAGAATCGATATCATCAATATGAGCTTCGGAATGAAAACTAGAAGCAAAGCACTTCATAATGTGGTTATAAAAGCGTACCGAGCCGGAATCGCTATCATTGCCTCCTCAGGGAATGATGGCAAGCGTGGCGGAGATTACCCCGCACGTTATCCTGAGACGATTGCCGTGGGTGCCATCGATAAAAGACATCGTGTTGCCGGCTTCAGCAACCGCGGTTCTTACATCGATGTATACGGCCCCGGCGAAGGCGTGCCCTCCTGTTGGCTAAGGGAGGGCTACAAAGAGATGAGCGGCACCTCCATGGCGACCTCGCATGTTACGGGAGCCGCTGCACTGCTGCTCGCGGTGCGACCGGGGCTCTCGCCAAGGGAGCTGAAGCTGCTCTTGCGGCGCACCGCATCCCCGGTGCGGCTGCGCAAGGGGCAGCGACGCGCATCCCTTGGCGGCGGCGCTGCCGATGCCCTACGCCTGCTGAAAGCAGGAGTTAGGGCCAAGC
- the rpoE gene encoding DNA-directed RNA polymerase subunit delta codes for MSTPLNLKLDPEKVKEMPMVDLAFLVLKAANTPYYYRDLMVEVAKLRGMTDQQSQDTIAQLYTEINIDGRFACVGTNLWGLKRWYPLERSDDPVGNTKRVRIINDEDDDLEDDDFAEEEENYAAEEEDFDAIDEDRDDLYSDDDSEEEVDEDVVIDEDDIDEDDTDEDDAEDDSDEDAEADE; via the coding sequence GTGAGTACGCCACTCAATTTAAAGCTAGACCCTGAGAAAGTTAAAGAAATGCCGATGGTGGATTTGGCTTTTCTAGTCCTTAAGGCAGCCAATACACCCTATTATTACCGTGATCTGATGGTCGAAGTAGCCAAGCTGCGCGGCATGACCGATCAACAAAGCCAAGATACTATTGCCCAGTTATATACCGAGATTAACATTGATGGGCGTTTTGCCTGTGTTGGAACCAACCTTTGGGGATTGAAACGCTGGTATCCTCTAGAGCGTTCTGATGATCCGGTTGGTAACACCAAACGTGTACGTATCATCAACGATGAAGATGACGATTTGGAAGACGACGACTTTGCTGAAGAAGAAGAAAACTACGCTGCTGAAGAAGAGGATTTTGACGCTATCGACGAAGATCGCGACGACCTCTATTCCGACGACGACAGCGAAGAAGAAGTCGACGAAGATGTCGTGATCGATGAAGATGACATAGACGAAGATGACACAGATGAAGACGATGCAGAAGATGACTCAGATGAGGATGCAGAAGCTGACGAGTAA
- a CDS encoding CTP synthase, whose translation MTKYIFVTGGVVSSLGKGITAASLGRLLKNRGLKVTIQKFDPYLNVDPGTMSPYQHGEVFVTDDGAETDLDLGHYERFIDINLSKNSNVTTGKIYSSVISKERRGEYLGGTVQVIPHITNEIKERVFRAGRETNSDVVITEIGGTVGDIESLPFLEAIRQIKSDIGRENVMYIHVTLIPYIKAAGEVKTKPTQHSVKELRSIGIQPNVIVCRTEYELSADMKAKIALFCDIDANAVVECRDASTLYEVPLNLRDEGLDEIVVNHLKLTTPAPDMREWESMLERIQKLEKTVEIAIVGKYVALHDAYLSVVESLSHAGFASNAEVKLRWVNAEEITDENVDEMLRGVGGILVPGGFGDRGIEGKISAIRYAREKLIPFFGICLGMQVSVIEYGRSVLGLKGANSSEIDPNTPYPLIDLLPEQKDIEDMGGTMRLGLYPCKIAEGSLAMSCYDDELVYERHRHRYEFNNTYRDEIEKAGLVISGTSPDGRLVEIVELPGHPWFLSVQFHPEFTSRPNRPQPLFREFVKASLTHSEQQ comes from the coding sequence GTGACAAAGTATATTTTTGTAACGGGTGGCGTTGTGTCTTCCCTAGGCAAGGGCATTACAGCCGCTTCGCTGGGCAGGCTGCTCAAAAACAGAGGTCTAAAGGTAACGATTCAGAAATTTGATCCGTATCTTAACGTAGACCCTGGAACAATGAGTCCTTATCAGCACGGTGAAGTATTCGTAACAGATGACGGTGCGGAGACTGACCTTGACCTTGGACACTATGAACGGTTTATTGATATTAATCTGTCAAAGAACAGCAATGTAACGACAGGCAAGATCTATTCATCCGTAATCAGCAAGGAACGTCGTGGAGAGTATTTGGGCGGAACTGTACAAGTTATCCCACACATTACGAATGAGATCAAAGAACGCGTGTTCCGCGCAGGTCGCGAGACCAACTCTGATGTTGTAATCACAGAGATTGGTGGAACTGTAGGTGATATTGAAAGTCTTCCGTTCCTAGAAGCCATTCGTCAAATCAAGAGTGATATCGGACGGGAAAATGTGATGTATATCCACGTAACCTTGATTCCTTATATCAAGGCTGCTGGAGAAGTGAAGACAAAACCGACACAACACAGTGTAAAAGAGCTGCGCAGTATCGGTATTCAACCGAATGTCATCGTGTGCCGTACGGAATATGAACTTTCCGCAGATATGAAAGCGAAGATCGCACTCTTTTGCGATATTGATGCTAATGCTGTCGTGGAATGCCGCGATGCTTCAACATTGTATGAAGTTCCACTGAATCTTCGTGATGAAGGATTGGACGAGATTGTTGTTAACCATCTGAAGCTTACAACACCTGCGCCAGATATGCGTGAATGGGAAAGTATGCTTGAGCGGATTCAGAAGCTAGAGAAAACAGTGGAAATTGCGATTGTTGGTAAGTATGTAGCTTTGCATGACGCTTATTTGAGTGTTGTTGAGTCACTTTCACACGCAGGTTTTGCTTCCAATGCAGAAGTTAAACTTCGCTGGGTCAATGCAGAAGAAATCACGGATGAGAACGTGGACGAAATGCTGCGCGGTGTTGGCGGTATTCTAGTTCCTGGTGGTTTCGGTGATCGGGGAATTGAAGGCAAAATCTCCGCGATTCGTTATGCCCGTGAGAAATTGATACCTTTCTTCGGAATTTGCCTAGGTATGCAAGTTTCCGTAATCGAATATGGCCGTTCTGTTCTAGGTCTAAAAGGTGCGAATAGCTCCGAAATCGATCCGAACACACCATATCCACTGATCGATTTGCTTCCTGAGCAGAAGGATATTGAAGATATGGGCGGTACTATGCGTCTTGGTTTGTATCCTTGTAAGATTGCTGAGGGTTCCCTGGCAATGTCTTGCTACGATGATGAACTGGTATACGAGCGTCACCGTCACCGTTATGAGTTCAATAACACGTACCGTGATGAGATTGAAAAAGCAGGTCTGGTTATTTCCGGAACCTCACCAGATGGTCGTTTGGTCGAAATTGTAGAACTTCCTGGACATCCATGGTTCTTGTCGGTTCAATTCCATCCGGAATTCACTTCACGTCCGAACCGTCCACAACCTTTGTTCCGTGAATTTGTCAAAGCTTCTTTAACTCATTCCGAACAGCAATAG
- a CDS encoding response regulator — translation MEKKKVLIVDDQNGIRILLMEVFNSEGYTTFQAANGKLALDIVRSESPDLVLLDMKIPGMDGLEILKHLKELNPSIKVIMMTAYGELDMIKEATKLGALMHFTKPFDIDEMRVAVNMHLHNKSVDQCS, via the coding sequence ATGGAAAAAAAGAAAGTGTTAATTGTCGATGATCAGAATGGGATTCGGATTCTTCTTATGGAAGTATTTAATAGCGAAGGATATACGACATTTCAAGCAGCTAACGGAAAACTGGCTTTAGACATTGTTCGCAGCGAGTCTCCTGACTTGGTTCTGCTCGATATGAAAATACCGGGAATGGATGGACTCGAGATTTTGAAGCATCTAAAAGAGCTGAATCCGTCCATTAAGGTCATTATGATGACGGCTTACGGAGAACTGGATATGATTAAGGAGGCTACCAAGCTAGGCGCATTGATGCATTTTACAAAGCCATTTGACATAGATGAAATGCGGGTAGCGGTCAATATGCATCTTCATAATAAGTCAGTAGATCAATGCAGTTAA
- the fba gene encoding class II fructose-1,6-bisphosphate aldolase has translation MPLVSMTDMLNKALEGKYAVGQYNINNLEWTQAILGAAEQEKSPVILGVSEGAARHMGGFTTVVKMVEGLIIDMNITVPVAIHLDHGSSFDKCKAAIDAGFTSVMIDGSHHPIDENIDMTKKVVEYAHAKGVSVEAEVGTVGGQEDDVIGGIMYAKLDECVRIVKETGIDTLAPALGSVHGPYHGEPNLGFKEMEEIRDATNIPMVLHGGTGIPEHDIKKAISLGTSKINVNTENQIVFAKVVREVLAAKPDAYDPRTFIAPGRDAIKETVIGKIREFGSNNKA, from the coding sequence ATGCCATTAGTATCTATGACAGACATGTTGAACAAAGCACTTGAAGGAAAATACGCAGTAGGTCAGTACAACATTAACAACTTGGAGTGGACTCAAGCTATTCTTGGTGCCGCTGAACAAGAAAAATCACCAGTAATCCTTGGTGTATCCGAAGGCGCAGCACGTCACATGGGCGGCTTCACTACTGTTGTTAAGATGGTAGAAGGTCTAATTATCGATATGAATATCACAGTTCCTGTAGCTATCCACCTTGACCATGGATCAAGCTTTGATAAATGTAAGGCAGCAATTGATGCTGGATTTACATCCGTAATGATCGACGGTTCCCACCACCCAATTGATGAGAATATTGATATGACTAAAAAAGTCGTTGAATATGCTCATGCTAAAGGTGTTTCCGTAGAAGCAGAAGTAGGTACTGTTGGTGGACAAGAAGACGACGTTATCGGCGGCATCATGTATGCTAAGCTGGATGAGTGCGTTCGTATTGTTAAAGAAACAGGTATCGACACTTTGGCTCCTGCTCTAGGTTCTGTTCATGGTCCTTACCATGGTGAGCCTAACCTCGGATTCAAAGAAATGGAAGAAATCCGTGACGCTACTAACATCCCAATGGTTCTTCATGGTGGTACAGGTATTCCTGAACATGACATCAAGAAAGCTATCTCCCTGGGTACTTCCAAAATTAACGTAAACACTGAGAACCAAATCGTGTTTGCAAAAGTTGTTCGCGAAGTTCTAGCTGCTAAACCGGATGCTTATGATCCACGTACATTTATCGCACCAGGTCGCGACGCAATCAAAGAAACCGTTATCGGTAAAATCCGCGAATTTGGATCCAACAACAAAGCCTAA
- a CDS encoding UDP-N-acetylglucosamine 1-carboxyvinyltransferase, whose translation MEKLMIGGGRPLEGVVTISGAKNSAIALIPAAILAESEVVLDNLPSLSDVAVYSEILQELGASVSWSGNQMKIDPSRIVSIPMPNGPVKKLRASYYMMGALLGRFKEATIGLPGGCNFEPRPIDQHIKGFEALGATVTNEHGSIHLYAKELRGAKIYLDVSSVGATINIMLAASRAKGSTIIENAAKEPEIIDVATLLNSMGAVIKGAGTETIRIEGVSEMHGCRHSIIPDRIQAGTYMIAAAATRGNVLIDNVIPKHLEALTAKLLEMGVDIEELDESIRVIGRAKYEHADVKALTYPGFPTDLQSPMTSMLTQAEGVSVLSDFVYSNRFKHVPELVRMGAKIRVEGRSAIIEGGKLNAAKVKATDLRAGAALVIAGLTVEDGITEVTGVEYIDRGYDNLVSNLRQLGAHVWRENE comes from the coding sequence ATGGAAAAATTAATGATTGGCGGTGGACGTCCGCTAGAGGGCGTTGTAACCATCAGTGGAGCAAAGAATAGTGCTATTGCACTTATTCCTGCGGCGATTTTGGCCGAATCTGAAGTTGTTCTTGATAATTTACCGTCCCTTAGTGATGTAGCCGTTTACTCTGAAATCTTGCAAGAGCTTGGCGCAAGTGTATCTTGGTCAGGCAACCAGATGAAAATTGATCCTTCGCGTATTGTATCTATACCTATGCCTAATGGTCCGGTTAAGAAACTTCGAGCCTCATATTATATGATGGGAGCTCTGCTTGGAAGATTCAAAGAAGCGACAATAGGTCTTCCTGGTGGTTGTAATTTCGAACCTCGTCCCATCGATCAGCATATCAAGGGATTCGAGGCACTGGGAGCAACAGTTACAAACGAACATGGTTCTATCCACTTATATGCTAAAGAGCTACGCGGCGCGAAGATTTATTTAGACGTATCAAGCGTAGGTGCCACTATTAACATCATGCTGGCGGCTTCACGTGCCAAAGGCTCCACAATTATTGAAAATGCGGCTAAAGAGCCTGAGATTATAGATGTAGCAACCCTATTGAACTCTATGGGCGCTGTTATTAAAGGCGCTGGTACAGAAACCATCCGAATCGAAGGGGTCTCGGAAATGCACGGCTGCCGTCACTCCATTATTCCCGATCGGATTCAAGCAGGAACTTATATGATTGCCGCTGCGGCTACGCGTGGTAATGTGTTGATAGATAACGTTATTCCTAAGCACTTGGAAGCATTAACGGCCAAGCTTTTAGAGATGGGCGTTGATATTGAAGAGCTTGATGAGAGTATTCGTGTTATAGGTAGAGCTAAATATGAACATGCAGATGTCAAAGCGCTGACCTACCCTGGCTTTCCTACAGATTTACAATCTCCTATGACAAGTATGTTGACGCAGGCAGAAGGTGTTAGTGTTCTTAGTGATTTCGTCTACAGCAACCGTTTTAAGCATGTGCCAGAATTGGTACGAATGGGCGCAAAGATTCGCGTTGAAGGCCGTTCTGCTATTATTGAGGGTGGTAAGCTTAATGCTGCAAAAGTAAAAGCGACCGATCTACGGGCAGGTGCTGCTCTTGTTATTGCTGGGTTGACGGTAGAGGATGGAATCACCGAGGTGACCGGCGTAGAATATATTGACCGTGGTTATGATAATTTAGTGAGTAACCTTCGACAACTAGGTGCTCATGTTTGGCGTGAGAACGAATAA
- the rho gene encoding transcription termination factor Rho, whose translation MDLQISDLEEMKLTELYKLAKKYQIPYYGQLKKRELIFAILRAQAEQSGLMFMEGVLEILPEGYGFLRPINYLPSAEDIYISASQIRKFDLRSGDLVSGKCRTPKENERYFGLLQVNAVNGENPASAAERLHFPALTPLYPQDKLPLETSPTHLSTRIMDLLAPVGLGQRGLIVAPPKAGKTLLLKEIANSISTNNPEIELFVLLIDERPEEVTDMQRSVKGEVVASTFDELPENHIKVAELVLQRALRLVEHKKDVVILLDSITRLARAYNLVVPPSGRTLSGGIDPAAFHRPKRFFGSARNVEEGGSLTILATALIDTGSRMDDIIYEEFKGTGNMELHLDRKLAERRIFPAIDIRRSGTRREEVLLSKEELDTIWAIRKNMNESYDFVEGFIKKLRDTKTNAEFLASFDVAGAKQSPNGTASSGGTSNSGTAARRTTRAKTSSVPTT comes from the coding sequence ATGGATCTTCAAATTTCCGATTTGGAAGAAATGAAGCTGACCGAGTTGTATAAGCTGGCCAAGAAATACCAGATTCCTTATTACGGACAGCTGAAGAAACGGGAACTGATCTTTGCGATCCTTCGGGCACAGGCAGAGCAAAGCGGTCTTATGTTTATGGAAGGCGTACTGGAAATTCTACCCGAGGGCTATGGATTTCTAAGGCCGATTAACTATTTGCCCAGCGCTGAAGATATTTATATCTCAGCCTCACAAATTCGGAAGTTTGATCTCAGAAGCGGAGATCTTGTATCTGGGAAATGCCGGACGCCGAAAGAAAATGAACGATATTTTGGCCTGCTTCAAGTCAATGCCGTTAATGGTGAGAACCCTGCTAGCGCAGCGGAGCGACTTCATTTTCCAGCATTAACACCACTTTATCCGCAAGACAAGCTACCGCTTGAAACATCCCCTACTCATTTGTCTACCCGAATAATGGATTTGCTCGCTCCTGTAGGTTTGGGGCAGCGGGGTTTGATTGTAGCACCTCCTAAAGCAGGAAAAACGCTCCTCTTGAAAGAAATTGCCAATAGTATTTCCACTAATAATCCTGAGATTGAGCTCTTTGTATTGCTTATAGATGAACGTCCTGAAGAAGTAACCGATATGCAACGTTCTGTAAAAGGCGAAGTGGTTGCATCGACGTTTGATGAGCTTCCAGAGAATCATATTAAAGTGGCCGAACTTGTGTTGCAAAGGGCTCTTCGTTTAGTTGAGCACAAGAAGGACGTAGTTATTCTTTTAGATAGCATTACCCGTCTGGCGCGTGCGTATAATCTTGTGGTTCCGCCATCTGGACGCACACTTAGCGGAGGGATTGACCCAGCAGCGTTTCATCGACCGAAGCGGTTTTTTGGCTCTGCACGGAATGTGGAAGAGGGCGGTTCACTGACTATTTTAGCAACGGCTTTAATTGATACCGGGTCACGTATGGATGACATTATTTATGAAGAGTTTAAGGGTACCGGTAACATGGAGCTTCATTTGGACCGCAAATTGGCAGAACGCCGTATTTTCCCTGCTATTGATATTCGCCGTTCAGGTACACGCCGGGAAGAAGTACTCTTGAGCAAAGAAGAGCTTGATACGATCTGGGCGATTCGCAAAAACATGAATGAATCCTACGATTTTGTGGAGGGATTCATCAAAAAGCTGCGTGATACAAAGACTAATGCTGAATTCTTAGCCTCCTTTGACGTTGCGGGAGCTAAACAATCACCAAATGGAACTGCAAGCAGCGGAGGAACTTCCAACAGTGGTACGGCTGCTCGTCGCACAACACGGGCGAAGACTTCTTCAGTACCTACAACTTGA
- a CDS encoding radical SAM protein, protein MYLVYADGQGNVYDHPELYGLARSGDMIVEILEEELIPLPEGATLVGLPSTRAVGMDPETGEMMSLPDGSQAVGALLPQGYTRLCLPGYVKTDKSYKLPLFGYSAVVWKDGGFYVAADPTDNPEKWNPLNCDKQDLEVSVGELTAKYPDNRLYEHLSNCALGYECLTSSNTFLGRWEGGVPVSYSCNAGCFGCISEQPDDSGFVSPQTRMNFRPTVNEISQVMLEHLTTPESIISFGQGCEGEPSTQAKLIIEAIREVRSITDMGYININTNAGLSDHIRGIVDAGLDLMRVSTISALDDHYNAYYKPRGYTLANVEKSLKYAASQGVYTSINYLIFPGVTDREEEIEAMVEFVRRTDLKLIQMRNLNIDPESYLELIPPAKGEILGMKTMLEIFRDELPDVVIGSYTHVPPANMARVKQRQLNI, encoded by the coding sequence ATGTATTTGGTATATGCCGACGGGCAAGGAAACGTATATGATCATCCTGAACTGTACGGGCTAGCCCGTAGTGGGGATATGATCGTTGAAATACTGGAGGAAGAGTTGATTCCGCTGCCTGAAGGCGCTACTCTTGTGGGCTTGCCTAGTACACGGGCGGTGGGTATGGATCCTGAAACCGGTGAAATGATGTCGCTGCCAGATGGTTCGCAGGCTGTAGGGGCTTTGTTGCCTCAGGGCTATACTCGCTTGTGTCTTCCTGGCTATGTGAAGACAGACAAGTCTTACAAGCTTCCTCTGTTTGGGTATTCGGCTGTAGTGTGGAAGGATGGCGGGTTCTATGTTGCGGCGGACCCAACAGATAATCCGGAAAAGTGGAATCCACTGAACTGTGATAAACAGGACCTTGAGGTAAGTGTTGGTGAATTAACTGCCAAATATCCTGATAACCGTCTCTATGAGCATCTTTCTAACTGTGCGCTTGGTTATGAATGCCTCACTTCCTCCAATACCTTTTTAGGTCGTTGGGAGGGCGGCGTGCCTGTCTCTTATTCATGTAATGCTGGATGTTTTGGCTGTATTTCTGAGCAACCTGATGATAGTGGTTTTGTATCTCCGCAGACTCGGATGAATTTCCGACCAACCGTCAATGAAATTTCACAAGTTATGCTGGAGCATTTGACCACGCCTGAATCGATAATCAGTTTTGGACAAGGCTGTGAAGGAGAACCTTCTACGCAGGCAAAACTTATTATAGAAGCAATTCGTGAAGTGCGCTCAATTACTGACATGGGCTACATCAATATCAATACCAATGCTGGCTTAAGCGATCATATTCGTGGAATCGTCGATGCTGGGCTGGATTTGATGCGTGTCAGCACGATCAGTGCCCTAGATGATCATTACAATGCTTATTACAAACCGCGTGGCTACACATTGGCTAATGTAGAGAAGTCTTTAAAATATGCAGCCTCGCAAGGTGTATACACATCGATCAACTATCTGATATTCCCTGGAGTGACTGATCGCGAGGAAGAGATTGAAGCGATGGTAGAGTTTGTAAGACGAACGGATCTGAAGCTTATTCAAATGCGTAATCTGAATATTGATCCTGAGAGTTATTTGGAGTTAATCCCCCCTGCTAAGGGTGAAATTCTTGGCATGAAGACGATGCTGGAAATTTTCCGGGATGAATTGCCGGATGTTGTTATTGGTTCCTACACGCATGTACCGCCGGCAAATATGGCTCGAGTAAAGCAACGGCAACTCAACATATAA
- the rpmE gene encoding 50S ribosomal protein L31 produces MQAAIQPKYNLTKVTCACGNSFEAGSVKQELRVEICSSCHPFFTGKQKFLDAGGRVDKFKKKYGI; encoded by the coding sequence ATGCAAGCAGCAATTCAACCAAAGTATAACTTAACTAAGGTAACCTGCGCGTGTGGCAACTCTTTCGAAGCTGGCTCTGTTAAACAAGAGCTTCGTGTTGAAATTTGCTCCAGCTGCCATCCTTTCTTCACTGGCAAGCAGAAGTTCCTGGATGCCGGCGGTCGCGTTGATAAATTCAAGAAGAAATACGGTATCTAA
- a CDS encoding IS3 family transposase (programmed frameshift): MATRVSYPVEIKMKAIEMRLAGVPVKEVMEQLGIRNKTQLKTWMRWNRNGERHRLEQPVGKQYSYGKGPEDSSELEKVKAENRFLKQQLDLLKKYEGVGEEVEPEAVIAWIESIRNEVTVSEACRWLGIARTTYYRWKAAVGTKHTDKLVEKIRELCIRHKFRYGYRKITALLRIEQSINHKRVQRIMQCEGLQCRVRMKKRKVTGQSVHSFENLLKRQFHAEAPLQKLVTDITYLPFGGKMLYFSSILDLYNGEIVAYSIADKQDTSLVLDTLNQLPKQKKMLLHSDQGSVYTSFAYQEAVKGKGITMSMSRKGTPADNAPIESFHSTLKSETFYLEDLTSTTTAIVVKTIRDYIIYYNSIRIQAKLNNQSPMDFRRLAT, encoded by the exons TTGGCAACCAGAGTAAGTTATCCCGTGGAAATAAAGATGAAAGCTATAGAAATGAGATTAGCAGGAGTACCTGTGAAAGAGGTTATGGAGCAGCTCGGAATACGGAATAAGACACAGCTAAAGACATGGATGAGATGGAATCGAAATGGTGAACGACATCGTTTGGAGCAGCCGGTGGGTAAACAGTACAGCTATGGCAAAGGTCCGGAGGACTCTTCGGAACTCGAAAAAGTAAAGGCAGAGAACCGATTCTTAAAACAACAATTAGATCTGCTAAAAAAGTACGAGG GAGTTGGAGAGGAGGTGGAACCAGAGGCCGTTATTGCCTGGATTGAATCCATTCGAAACGAAGTGACGGTGTCTGAGGCTTGTAGATGGCTCGGAATCGCAAGAACGACTTACTACCGCTGGAAAGCAGCTGTGGGGACAAAGCATACAGACAAACTGGTGGAGAAAATCCGGGAGCTTTGCATCCGTCATAAATTCCGCTATGGGTACCGAAAAATCACGGCGCTCCTTCGGATAGAGCAGAGTATAAATCATAAGCGAGTCCAGCGGATCATGCAGTGTGAGGGGCTTCAGTGCCGCGTGAGGATGAAAAAACGAAAGGTGACTGGGCAATCTGTACACTCCTTTGAAAATCTGCTCAAGCGACAGTTTCATGCAGAAGCACCTCTGCAAAAACTCGTCACGGACATTACCTATTTGCCATTTGGCGGGAAGATGTTGTACTTCTCCAGCATTCTAGACTTGTACAATGGTGAGATTGTGGCTTACAGTATAGCAGATAAACAAGATACCTCTTTGGTGTTGGATACATTAAATCAACTTCCAAAGCAGAAAAAGATGTTGTTGCATAGCGACCAGGGCAGCGTGTATACGTCCTTTGCGTACCAGGAAGCTGTAAAAGGAAAAGGCATTACCATGAGCATGTCCCGTAAAGGAACGCCCGCTGATAATGCCCCCATTGAATCGTTTCATTCCACTCTAAAGTCTGAAACGTTCTACCTCGAAGATCTCACATCTACAACGACTGCAATCGTTGTAAAGACCATTCGAGACTACATCATTTACTATAACTCAATTCGAATTCAAGCGAAACTAAATAACCAGTCACCGATGGATTTCCGGCGACTGGCTACTTAA